One genomic segment of Deltaproteobacteria bacterium includes these proteins:
- a CDS encoding LLM class flavin-dependent oxidoreductase: protein MATGHPPCGIAIPQSFTNTPIDLPLIRAFVPKAEALGYDSLWVQEQILSDSSILEPVSLLNYVAALTAKVRLGTSVLLTAIRNPVQLAKSLATLDQLSQGRLIVGVGIGGPQSRESVFGLSSERRSRQFVEGLNVLKALWTQSRATVHGDFWNFDNVPMEPKPVQQPHPPLWFGARTEIGLKRAVRHGNGWMGAGSSSSADFVQYMEWLRRCLDEAKRDPATFAISKRVYIAVDNDRDRAERRLREWFALRYKSADMGSRVSIWGSRQECLDQLGDLVRAGAQHLMLNPVFEEIEHAELLASDIVPKL from the coding sequence ATGGCGACCGGACACCCCCCCTGCGGAATAGCGATCCCCCAAAGCTTCACGAACACGCCCATCGACCTACCGTTGATTCGCGCGTTCGTACCCAAAGCCGAAGCCCTTGGCTATGACAGCCTGTGGGTGCAAGAACAGATTTTGTCTGACTCTTCGATTTTGGAACCGGTCTCCTTGCTCAACTATGTTGCAGCGTTGACCGCCAAGGTGCGCCTAGGCACCTCCGTCCTACTCACGGCCATACGTAACCCGGTGCAACTGGCGAAGAGTCTGGCGACGTTAGATCAGCTCAGCCAGGGACGCCTCATCGTGGGTGTCGGCATCGGCGGGCCGCAGTCAAGGGAGTCGGTGTTCGGCTTGTCGAGCGAGCGACGTTCGCGACAATTCGTTGAAGGGCTCAATGTCTTGAAAGCGTTGTGGACGCAGTCACGAGCAACCGTGCATGGCGATTTCTGGAATTTCGATAACGTGCCAATGGAGCCCAAGCCGGTGCAGCAACCGCATCCGCCGCTGTGGTTCGGGGCACGCACAGAGATTGGCTTGAAGCGCGCGGTGCGTCATGGCAACGGCTGGATGGGAGCCGGGTCCTCTTCTTCGGCGGACTTCGTGCAATACATGGAATGGCTGCGCCGTTGCCTGGACGAAGCCAAGCGCGATCCCGCGACCTTTGCGATTTCCAAGCGCGTGTACATCGCTGTAGACAACGACCGCGACCGCGCCGAGCGCCGCCTGCGCGAGTGGTTCGCCCTCCGCTACAAGAGCGCGGACATGGGCTCGCGCGTCTCGATTTGGGGCAGTCGCCAGGAGTGTCTCGACCAACTCGGCGATCTCGTGCGCGCTGGTGCCCAGCACCTGATGCTCAATCCGGTTTTTGAAGAAATAGAGCATGCGGAACTGCTAGCCAGCGATATCGTGCCGAAGCTGTAG
- a CDS encoding Dyp-type peroxidase, giving the protein MPTPQPAILNRNMGQHQWYVHLSREPGANLAHIKSVIQNLRRVCKDQGINLCLGFGPTLLKDLTNDVPGDFQAFETVKSIDGSGREAKGTQEELLFWMNSPNKDQIWKAQWDARQTLKGHMKVARETMTFIYGNSLDMTGFIDGTGNPEVERDIEVAIVPNGQPGAGGSFILAQRWVHDLVGWEQQSLPEQEGVFGRTKADSTRLAVQPAHSHLAHVELRQGATGDATKPKREEISRRSTPYAFHDGTVGLYFMAFCKTQAPFRERLRTMYGADGQVRDKLTDYSNPASGAFYFAPSVETLDASLA; this is encoded by the coding sequence ATGCCGACACCACAGCCAGCGATTCTCAATCGCAATATGGGCCAGCACCAATGGTACGTGCATCTGAGCCGCGAACCAGGGGCTAACCTCGCGCACATCAAGTCCGTCATTCAGAATCTGCGCCGAGTCTGTAAGGATCAAGGGATCAACCTCTGTCTCGGCTTCGGCCCGACCCTGCTAAAGGACCTCACCAACGACGTGCCAGGCGACTTCCAAGCGTTCGAGACCGTCAAGTCGATCGACGGCAGCGGGCGTGAGGCAAAGGGCACTCAAGAAGAGCTGCTCTTTTGGATGAACAGCCCGAACAAGGATCAAATCTGGAAAGCGCAGTGGGATGCGCGCCAGACGCTCAAAGGGCACATGAAGGTCGCCCGCGAGACCATGACGTTCATCTATGGCAACTCGCTCGACATGACCGGCTTCATCGACGGGACCGGCAACCCCGAAGTCGAAAGAGACATTGAAGTCGCCATCGTTCCCAATGGGCAACCGGGTGCCGGCGGCAGCTTTATTCTCGCCCAGCGCTGGGTGCATGACCTAGTAGGCTGGGAACAGCAGTCTCTCCCCGAACAAGAAGGGGTCTTCGGTCGCACCAAGGCCGACTCCACCCGCTTGGCCGTTCAGCCTGCGCACTCCCATCTCGCCCACGTCGAGTTACGCCAGGGTGCAACCGGCGATGCCACCAAGCCGAAACGCGAGGAAATTTCCCGCCGCTCCACGCCCTATGCGTTCCACGATGGCACGGTCGGTTTGTACTTCATGGCATTCTGCAAGACCCAAGCGCCGTTTCGCGAACGTCTGCGCACAATGTACGGTGCCGACGGACAAGTCCGTGACAAGTTAACGGACTACAGCAACCCGGCGTCCGGTGCCTTCTATTTTGCCCCGTCGGTCGAGACGCTCGACGCCAGCTTGGCGTAA
- a CDS encoding sulfotransferase domain-containing protein, with amino-acid sequence MTTTLTRPTTITEMWERQKRMLTEEGFRHALVFRPQPTDVIITPYAKSGTTWVQQIVHGLRTGGDTDFSEITAVIPWIEMAHDLGMDLEQPQAAQPRAFKSHLSWELVPKGARYIYVMRDPKDVLVSMYHFLEGWWFETGTIAMAEFAQAQFLNPKRANPYWAHIRSWWPHRHDPEVLFLCYEDMKQDLPGTVQRIAAFIGCALDDELFDLVVRQSSIEFMSAHKRQFDDHLIREARDTLCGLPPGGDSSKVRTGNVGDHTRELSAEIIAELDRIWREEIEVPLGFPSYAALRAALGR; translated from the coding sequence ATGACCACGACCCTGACTCGCCCGACCACAATCACCGAAATGTGGGAACGGCAAAAACGAATGCTGACCGAAGAAGGTTTTCGTCACGCCCTCGTCTTTCGGCCACAACCTACGGATGTCATTATCACCCCGTACGCCAAGTCCGGCACCACTTGGGTGCAGCAAATCGTCCATGGTTTGCGGACAGGAGGCGACACGGACTTCAGCGAAATCACCGCCGTTATTCCGTGGATCGAGATGGCACACGATCTAGGCATGGACCTGGAACAGCCGCAGGCGGCGCAGCCGCGCGCGTTCAAAAGTCATCTGAGCTGGGAGCTGGTGCCGAAAGGCGCTCGCTACATCTACGTCATGCGCGATCCCAAAGATGTGCTGGTGTCCATGTACCATTTCTTAGAAGGCTGGTGGTTCGAGACGGGCACGATTGCAATGGCCGAGTTTGCGCAAGCGCAATTTCTCAATCCCAAGCGAGCGAACCCCTATTGGGCGCACATCCGTTCCTGGTGGCCGCATCGCCACGATCCTGAAGTCTTGTTCTTATGTTACGAAGACATGAAGCAGGATTTACCGGGCACGGTGCAACGCATCGCGGCGTTCATTGGCTGTGCACTCGATGACGAGTTGTTCGACCTCGTCGTGCGGCAATCGTCCATCGAGTTTATGAGCGCCCACAAGCGACAATTTGACGATCACCTGATCCGCGAGGCGCGCGATACGTTGTGTGGGCTTCCTCCGGGTGGAGATTCTTCCAAAGTCCGGACGGGGAATGTCGGCGATCACACGAGGGAATTATCTGCGGAGATTATCGCGGAATTAGACCGCATCTGGCGCGAGGAAATCGAAGTGCCCTTGGGGTTCCCCTCTTACGCTGCTCTGCGTGCCGCGCTCGGTCGATAA
- a CDS encoding CoA transferase: MLSPYRVLDLTTERGLLCGQVLGDLGADVIKIEPPGGSPARQLGPFYRDQPHPDRSLYWWAHNRNKRGITLDIRTPEGGALLKRLVASAHFFIESENPGVLAEAGFGYADLAAINPALVVVSITPFGQDGPKAHYAESDLIIMAASGPLVLTGDDDRAPVRVSVPQGYAHASAQAAVAALIAHHERQRSGLGQHVDVSAQQAAAQATQSGILAAPLGEREFLRLAGGVKMGPVLVRLVWPAKDGHVSIGFLFGSAMAHFTRRLMEWAHEEGFCDAATRDKDWVAMGALFFGAPEMIAEYERLCMIVERFSRSKTKDELLQAALQRGLLIAPVLTLEEVRKSEQLAARGYWQALEHPELGQAVRYPGPFGKFSASPLRYRRRPPTVGEHNHEIYVDELGLAEAQFSELQRKGVI; encoded by the coding sequence GTGCTGAGTCCTTATCGCGTGTTGGACCTCACGACCGAACGCGGTCTGCTGTGTGGGCAAGTGCTTGGTGACTTGGGAGCCGACGTCATCAAGATCGAGCCGCCGGGTGGATCGCCGGCTCGTCAACTGGGACCGTTCTATCGAGACCAACCCCATCCCGACCGCTCATTGTACTGGTGGGCGCACAATCGCAACAAGCGCGGCATTACCCTCGATATCCGCACTCCCGAGGGCGGCGCGTTGCTCAAGCGGCTGGTCGCGAGTGCTCATTTTTTTATCGAGTCCGAGAATCCCGGCGTGCTTGCTGAGGCGGGTTTCGGTTATGCCGACTTGGCAGCGATCAACCCTGCGCTTGTCGTCGTGTCTATCACGCCGTTCGGGCAAGATGGGCCGAAAGCGCACTATGCCGAGAGCGACCTGATTATCATGGCCGCGAGCGGCCCTTTGGTGCTCACTGGAGATGACGACCGTGCGCCGGTACGGGTGAGTGTGCCGCAAGGCTACGCGCACGCCAGCGCGCAGGCGGCCGTGGCCGCACTGATTGCGCATCACGAGCGCCAACGCTCCGGACTCGGGCAGCATGTCGATGTCTCGGCCCAACAAGCCGCAGCGCAGGCCACGCAGTCCGGCATTCTCGCGGCACCTCTGGGCGAGCGTGAATTTCTCCGTCTCGCGGGTGGGGTGAAGATGGGGCCGGTGCTGGTGCGTCTGGTGTGGCCGGCCAAAGATGGCCACGTTTCGATCGGCTTTCTGTTCGGCTCGGCCATGGCGCACTTCACGCGGCGGCTGATGGAGTGGGCGCATGAAGAAGGGTTTTGCGATGCCGCCACGCGCGACAAGGATTGGGTGGCCATGGGCGCGCTGTTCTTCGGTGCGCCGGAAATGATCGCCGAGTACGAACGACTGTGTATGATCGTCGAGCGCTTTAGTCGCAGCAAAACTAAAGACGAGCTGCTCCAAGCCGCGTTACAGCGCGGCCTGTTGATTGCCCCGGTCCTCACGCTGGAAGAGGTCCGGAAGAGCGAACAGCTTGCTGCCCGTGGCTACTGGCAGGCATTGGAGCATCCCGAGTTGGGGCAGGCGGTACGCTATCCCGGACCGTTCGGCAAATTCAGCGCGTCTCCCCTTCGCTACCGGCGTCGTCCACCTACAGTCGGGGAGCATAACCACGAGATTTATGTGGATGAGTTGGGATTGGCGGAGGCGCAGTTCTCCGAGTTGCAACGCAAAGGAGTTATATGA
- a CDS encoding VIT1/CCC1 transporter family protein encodes MADETKTNINLQVALAGEADANRRYTAFGIRALQEGRPEVAQLFFEAAGAEAVHAYSLLSALGAIGSTAENLRAAALGETGEIEQRYPRMIAEAEAEGNPQALAAFRLALEREKRHQDTFRRALVLLESPASGQLPRSVPSPTDASATAVPQTPNGSTQATPKVDRATTKRILEQLESERARIARLAGIREVVFGGQDGLISTTTLVAGIAATTTQNVVVLVAGVIAAAAGALSMVVGSYLASRAQRQLYESELASEQQEIAEKPGEEMAELLAALIGRGMSRRDAIDVARRVATHPKIMMDLLGSFELGLVPGGLGSPVRDALVTGLAFVAGSVIPLVPFFLFTVKSGLIVTMLFALISLFALGVVKARLSGRPLLASGAEVVGFGGAAGLLGYALGRVVSVWWGISI; translated from the coding sequence ATGGCGGACGAAACCAAAACCAACATCAATCTTCAGGTGGCTCTGGCCGGCGAAGCCGACGCCAATCGGCGCTATACCGCCTTCGGTATTCGCGCGTTGCAGGAAGGCCGTCCCGAGGTTGCTCAGCTCTTCTTCGAGGCCGCCGGCGCGGAGGCCGTGCATGCCTATTCGCTGCTTTCCGCACTGGGTGCCATTGGGTCCACCGCAGAGAACCTGCGCGCGGCGGCATTGGGCGAGACTGGGGAAATCGAGCAGCGCTATCCGCGCATGATCGCCGAGGCGGAGGCCGAAGGCAATCCGCAAGCGCTGGCTGCGTTTCGTTTGGCGCTTGAGCGCGAGAAGCGTCACCAAGATACTTTCCGCCGTGCGCTGGTGCTGTTGGAGTCTCCTGCCAGCGGGCAGCTTCCTCGCTCTGTTCCTTCTCCGACGGATGCCTCTGCGACCGCTGTTCCTCAAACGCCGAACGGGAGTACACAAGCGACGCCGAAAGTGGACCGAGCCACGACCAAGCGCATCCTCGAACAACTCGAGAGTGAGCGGGCGCGTATCGCGCGTCTGGCGGGGATTCGCGAAGTGGTCTTCGGCGGTCAGGACGGATTGATTTCCACGACGACTCTCGTGGCGGGGATTGCTGCTACGACGACGCAAAATGTAGTGGTGTTGGTCGCTGGAGTGATCGCAGCGGCAGCCGGCGCGTTGTCGATGGTAGTGGGGTCCTACTTGGCCTCGCGTGCGCAGCGTCAGTTGTACGAGTCCGAATTAGCGAGTGAGCAGCAAGAGATTGCCGAGAAGCCGGGGGAGGAGATGGCGGAACTCCTGGCTGCATTGATCGGGCGCGGGATGTCGCGGCGGGATGCCATCGATGTGGCGCGGCGCGTAGCGACGCATCCGAAAATTATGATGGACCTACTCGGCTCCTTCGAGTTGGGGCTGGTTCCAGGAGGGCTAGGGTCGCCGGTGCGGGATGCACTCGTCACCGGTCTCGCGTTTGTTGCCGGCTCGGTGATTCCGTTAGTTCCCTTTTTTCTCTTTACGGTGAAATCCGGGCTGATTGTGACTATGCTGTTCGCACTGATCTCGCTTTTTGCCCTAGGGGTGGTGAAGGCGCGCCTGTCTGGGCGTCCACTGTTGGCGAGCGGTGCGGAAGTCGTGGGGTTTGGCGGCGCGGCGGGGCTGTTGGGCTATGCGCTGGGCCGCGTGGTCTCGGTGTGGTGGGGGATTAGTATTTGA
- a CDS encoding cyclase family protein, with protein MANKPVAFTELLKDAPKNWGRWGADDEIGSLNFLTNAEVLRGVKAVQQGKTFMLGVPVARPQGDPLHPIRAQPIHTLTHDEGSYISGRSQPFPGGLKYSDDVIVMFPQGTTQYDALGHAWYGDKLYNGHDPKSTIGGLQKCSIEPIANHGVIGRGVLIDAARYKGKKHLDRGEGVTLDDLLGAAKQQGVTIEKHDIVVLHTGWLNRFYEEGQQAFFPDGEFDEPGLEYSKELVEWFHEMEIPSISADNVGCEQGFNRELGGLGVLHSALLCNLGVIFNEIVWLKDLADDCAQDSQYTFLFAGAPIKLVYGCGSAVNPIAIK; from the coding sequence ATGGCGAACAAGCCGGTGGCATTCACCGAACTACTAAAAGATGCCCCGAAAAACTGGGGGCGTTGGGGAGCCGACGACGAGATCGGCTCTCTGAATTTTCTCACCAACGCGGAAGTGCTGCGTGGCGTGAAAGCGGTGCAACAAGGGAAGACCTTTATGCTCGGCGTGCCGGTCGCGCGCCCGCAGGGCGACCCGCTGCATCCGATTCGTGCGCAGCCGATTCATACGCTGACGCACGACGAAGGGTCTTATATCAGCGGACGCTCGCAGCCGTTTCCCGGCGGGCTCAAGTATTCCGACGATGTGATCGTGATGTTTCCGCAAGGCACGACGCAATACGATGCCCTTGGACATGCGTGGTACGGCGACAAACTCTATAACGGTCATGATCCCAAAAGCACGATCGGCGGCCTGCAAAAGTGCTCCATCGAGCCCATTGCCAATCATGGCGTGATCGGTCGCGGCGTGCTCATCGACGCCGCCCGCTATAAAGGCAAGAAGCACCTCGATCGCGGCGAAGGCGTGACTCTTGACGATTTATTAGGCGCGGCCAAACAACAAGGGGTCACCATCGAGAAGCATGACATTGTCGTCCTGCACACCGGCTGGCTCAACCGCTTTTACGAAGAAGGGCAACAAGCGTTCTTCCCGGACGGGGAATTCGATGAGCCTGGGCTCGAATACAGTAAGGAGCTGGTGGAGTGGTTCCATGAGATGGAGATTCCGTCGATCAGTGCCGACAATGTCGGATGTGAGCAGGGCTTCAATCGCGAACTCGGCGGGTTAGGCGTGCTCCATTCCGCGCTACTGTGCAATCTTGGCGTGATCTTCAATGAGATCGTTTGGCTCAAGGACCTTGCCGACGACTGCGCCCAGGATAGTCAGTATACGTTTCTATTCGCCGGTGCACCGATCAAGTTGGTGTACGGCTGCGGTTCGGCAGTGAATCCGATCGCGATTAAGTAG
- a CDS encoding nitroreductase family protein translates to MKKQKTPLAKQEAENVSRRAFLQELGLGVVGAAAVGLPLSVEAAEQQAANADPGLFETIYSLRAIRRLKPDPIPEETLRKIVDAGIHAPSGGNRQDWGFILVRDLELKRFIRDRYAETQKKMRAGAPPMSELPPERQRAMKASAYLSEHMHEAPVLLLACAIREYPPWGATNPRASQATVHGSIYPAVQNILLACRAFGVGATLTTTHCFFEEELKQKLGVPENMEISAMLPMGYPRGSLGKTKRKPVDEVLYWDRWGKKTA, encoded by the coding sequence ATGAAAAAGCAGAAGACACCCTTGGCAAAACAGGAAGCGGAGAACGTTTCACGTCGGGCATTCTTACAAGAGCTGGGACTCGGCGTCGTCGGCGCAGCGGCTGTTGGGCTTCCGCTTTCGGTTGAGGCAGCGGAGCAGCAAGCGGCAAACGCGGACCCAGGTTTGTTCGAGACCATATATTCCTTGCGAGCCATTCGTCGCCTCAAACCCGATCCCATTCCCGAGGAGACACTGAGAAAAATCGTCGATGCCGGCATTCATGCGCCGAGCGGTGGCAATCGCCAAGATTGGGGCTTCATTCTCGTGCGCGATCTAGAACTGAAACGTTTCATCCGCGACCGTTATGCGGAAACGCAGAAGAAAATGCGGGCGGGTGCTCCTCCAATGAGTGAATTGCCGCCGGAGCGGCAGCGCGCCATGAAAGCGTCCGCCTACCTCAGCGAGCATATGCACGAAGCTCCGGTGCTGTTGCTGGCCTGCGCGATCAGAGAGTATCCGCCGTGGGGAGCGACCAATCCGCGCGCTAGTCAGGCCACTGTGCATGGCTCGATCTATCCCGCCGTGCAAAACATCCTGTTGGCGTGCCGGGCGTTTGGCGTGGGCGCGACGCTCACGACAACCCATTGCTTCTTCGAGGAGGAGCTGAAACAGAAGCTCGGTGTCCCCGAGAATATGGAAATCTCCGCGATGTTACCGATGGGATACCCACGCGGCTCCCTGGGGAAGACGAAACGCAAACCCGTCGATGAGGTGCTGTATTGGGATCGCTGGGGGAAGAAGACTGCGTAG
- a CDS encoding LLM class flavin-dependent oxidoreductase yields the protein MIIGYFTERPYRWVPEDEVLRNEGFFAVSNKYFDREKAADDYNYWLDEYCYAEELGFDALMLNEHHGNPFCMGSVMNVEAAILARLTKKAKIVLIGNPLPVLKHPLRMAEELAEIDLISRGRLVTGWVRGAGSEQFFNNANPAYNREYFNEAHDFIIQAWTRPGPWRYEGKHFHYRHVNPWVLPYQKPHPQMWIPGVLSPETVRWCAERGYPYLGLVTNLGPTCDIWDLYADVAAENGYQAGPENFGYLMGCFVAETEEKAQELGRGFVYGGGANAFSKPEHTLPPGYNSKGAIRLLGRRPGGGWVGLSADRLKEMQTGKKADEGKNFDEIRKKLEGAYQRAQDNLLMIVGTPKTVTEKLKAILSVLRNGILTLFQVQGPVTNEERQTSMRLFAQEVIPALKEHAKAIDLKDPFERYPGSVKLPPGTKRLPVVDRTPLKDLKIDTSATGV from the coding sequence ATGATTATTGGCTACTTTACCGAACGTCCCTATCGCTGGGTGCCTGAAGACGAAGTGCTCAGGAACGAAGGCTTCTTCGCGGTGTCGAATAAGTATTTTGACCGAGAGAAAGCCGCCGACGACTATAACTACTGGCTCGACGAATACTGCTACGCCGAGGAACTCGGCTTCGATGCCCTTATGCTGAACGAGCATCACGGCAACCCCTTCTGCATGGGCAGTGTAATGAATGTCGAGGCAGCCATTCTGGCGCGCCTCACCAAAAAGGCGAAGATCGTGCTGATCGGCAATCCCTTGCCGGTTCTCAAACATCCACTGCGTATGGCGGAAGAACTCGCCGAGATCGACCTCATTTCCCGCGGTCGGTTGGTCACGGGGTGGGTGCGCGGCGCCGGCAGTGAACAGTTCTTCAACAATGCGAACCCCGCCTACAACCGCGAGTATTTCAACGAAGCGCACGACTTTATCATTCAGGCGTGGACGAGGCCTGGACCGTGGCGCTACGAAGGCAAGCATTTCCATTACCGCCACGTGAACCCGTGGGTGCTGCCCTATCAGAAGCCCCATCCGCAAATGTGGATTCCCGGCGTGTTGAGCCCGGAAACCGTGCGCTGGTGCGCGGAACGCGGCTATCCGTACCTCGGTTTGGTCACGAACCTTGGTCCGACTTGTGACATTTGGGACCTCTACGCCGATGTCGCGGCAGAGAACGGCTATCAGGCTGGTCCAGAGAATTTTGGCTATCTCATGGGCTGCTTCGTCGCGGAGACCGAGGAAAAAGCCCAAGAGCTGGGGCGTGGCTTTGTCTACGGTGGCGGTGCCAATGCCTTCTCCAAGCCGGAGCATACCCTTCCGCCAGGCTACAACTCCAAGGGCGCGATCCGCTTATTAGGGCGGCGTCCCGGAGGCGGTTGGGTGGGACTCAGCGCGGACCGGCTCAAAGAAATGCAAACCGGGAAGAAAGCAGACGAAGGCAAGAATTTCGACGAGATTCGCAAGAAACTCGAGGGCGCCTATCAACGCGCTCAGGACAACCTGCTCATGATCGTCGGCACGCCCAAGACCGTTACCGAAAAGCTCAAAGCGATCTTGAGTGTGTTGCGCAACGGCATCCTCACCCTCTTCCAGGTACAAGGCCCGGTGACCAACGAAGAACGCCAGACGAGCATGCGACTCTTCGCCCAAGAAGTGATCCCTGCCTTGAAAGAGCATGCCAAAGCGATCGATCTGAAGGATCCTTTCGAGCGCTACCCCGGGTCGGTGAAACTGCCACCTGGGACGAAACGGTTGCCGGTGGTCGACCGCACCCCGCTAAAAGATCTGAAGATCGACACCAGCGCCACTGGCGTCTAA
- a CDS encoding class I SAM-dependent methyltransferase, translating to MNDTENLHPPPVIDAIQRDTVAAGFPMASEPQTGSLLRTLAATKPAGAFLELGTGTGLSTAWILDGMDRHSRLTTTDNDETVLNIARRHLGHDPRITFQLADGAAFLESLQGQTFDFVFADTWPGKYDHLDEALALVKPGGLYIIDDMLPQANWPTGHDVKAAALISALEQRSDLTITKLSWASGLMVGAKTARGL from the coding sequence ATGAACGACACGGAGAATCTGCATCCACCGCCCGTCATCGATGCCATCCAGCGCGACACCGTTGCTGCCGGGTTCCCCATGGCCTCGGAACCGCAAACCGGCAGCTTGTTGAGGACGCTCGCCGCCACCAAACCTGCGGGCGCGTTTCTGGAACTGGGAACCGGAACTGGCCTGTCCACGGCTTGGATTCTTGATGGGATGGATCGACACTCGCGGCTCACGACGACGGATAACGACGAGACCGTGCTAAACATCGCCCGGCGTCATCTCGGGCACGACCCCCGCATTACCTTTCAGCTTGCCGACGGTGCCGCGTTTCTGGAATCCCTGCAAGGGCAAACTTTCGACTTCGTCTTTGCAGATACTTGGCCGGGCAAGTACGACCATCTCGACGAGGCGCTGGCGTTGGTGAAGCCGGGTGGGCTCTACATCATCGACGACATGTTGCCACAGGCGAACTGGCCGACAGGACACGACGTCAAGGCTGCCGCGCTGATCTCCGCCTTGGAGCAACGCTCAGACTTGACTATCACCAAGTTGAGTTGGGCTTCGGGGCTGATGGTCGGGGCCAAGACAGCACGAGGATTGTAG
- a CDS encoding alpha/beta hydrolase, translating into MFEGFERLTIKTSETTINLVKGGSGAPLLLLHGYPQMHAMWHKIAPRLAQDFSVVVPDLRGYGDSGKPADGENHTGYSKRATARDQVEVMEQLGFTKFAVVGHDRGGRVAHRLTLGMVERVNKLAVLDIIPTHAVFQNVNKTLATAYYHWFFLIQPAPLPETLIGNNAEFYLNTMLGRLKPHAITSEAFAEYLRCFSDRATIHGTCEDYRAAATIDLEHDEADLNRKITCPVLALWGEKGFLHKRHDVPAIWRERALDVRGKSLPCGHFLPEEAPEETLAELRAFLKA; encoded by the coding sequence ATGTTCGAGGGTTTTGAACGCCTGACTATCAAGACATCGGAAACCACGATCAACTTGGTGAAAGGCGGTAGCGGCGCGCCGCTGCTTCTGCTCCACGGCTATCCGCAAATGCACGCGATGTGGCATAAGATCGCGCCACGGCTCGCTCAGGACTTTTCCGTGGTGGTTCCCGATCTGCGCGGCTATGGCGACAGCGGGAAGCCCGCCGATGGCGAGAACCATACTGGATACTCGAAACGCGCCACGGCACGCGACCAGGTCGAAGTCATGGAGCAACTCGGATTCACAAAGTTTGCAGTGGTCGGGCATGATCGCGGCGGTCGGGTGGCCCATCGTTTGACGCTCGGCATGGTCGAGCGCGTCAACAAACTCGCGGTTCTCGACATCATCCCCACCCATGCCGTCTTTCAGAACGTCAACAAGACGCTAGCCACCGCGTACTATCACTGGTTCTTTCTCATTCAACCAGCACCGCTGCCGGAAACACTGATTGGCAACAACGCCGAATTTTACCTCAACACGATGCTGGGGAGATTGAAACCGCACGCCATCACGTCGGAGGCCTTCGCCGAATACTTACGGTGTTTCAGCGACCGGGCCACGATTCACGGCACCTGCGAGGATTACCGCGCGGCGGCGACCATTGATTTGGAACATGATGAAGCAGACCTGAACCGTAAGATCACTTGCCCGGTGTTGGCGCTATGGGGCGAGAAAGGCTTTTTGCACAAGCGGCACGATGTGCCGGCCATCTGGCGCGAACGTGCGCTTGACGTGCGCGGCAAGTCGCTGCCTTGTGGACATTTTCTGCCGGAAGAAGCCCCGGAGGAGACGCTGGCGGAGCTACGTGCATTCCTCAAAGCGTAG